DNA sequence from the Excalfactoria chinensis isolate bCotChi1 chromosome 7, bCotChi1.hap2, whole genome shotgun sequence genome:
ACCATCAGGATATAAAAGTAAGTAAAAGGATATAAAAGACTTCAGTCATGCAATCAGCCAGAGCGTGACATGATGCCTCTTCAGTCCGAAATAATTAATTACCACTCTCTTAAgtcaaacacacaaaaaaaatgcatgcaatCAGCTTACTCTTTCTTTGCCTCAGTGAAGATCAGCAGAATCAGAATAAGATCATCAATGaatacaaaggaagaaagaaaagtaactcAACTCAAAGAACCTGCTGTGCAATTATGTAGTGATACTGTGTGGCCACACTGCGGAAGTGAAGAGGAAGTATCACAGTGAAGAaatgtgtgtcctcctccgtGACAAGTAACAAATATCCAAACCTATAAATTGTATTAACTAGATAGACTGTATTTAAAGCTCCTGCAGAACTGTTTTGATAAAAGTCAATGTCAAGAAACAAGTACAAAAAAACTAATCAGCCACATAGGGAAAATTCCAGTACGAAAGTAGAAACAAtgcaaattaattaaaaattaatttttgaaCCAGTGGAATGCATTGCATCCACTGGTTCCATTCAAAGGAATATATGCTACAATCCAAGATGAAACCAAAATTGTATCTGACCAAATAATAGTATGTATTCACTGAGGACAGCATACAGAAGTTGAAGACAGACTTTGTTGGAAGGCTTGGAAAGTATTAAATCGAATAACAGTCACCTGCCTCCATTTCAGACCATGGAAAAGCAATGCCAAGAACCAGATATACTGAAAAATTTTATAAAGACAAATACTATCAAGACCACTAAACATGCACAAGCCATGAAATTacattgctttgaaaatgtgtaaattgagaaaacaaacatacctTAGGCAGTGGTTTCTTCTGAGCACAGTTTATACCTCCTATGAAGACCATATTGGGCATCACTGGTCTGGGATACTCAAACACAAAGTCAAACCTCATTATTGAAATAGATGCAGAATCCAGGAGGTCTATGAGGGATACATCTCTTTGAAGAACTTCAGAGGAAAGCTGTATCGCAGCTCTATAGTAACCATTACAGTAAAAGCGCTCCAGGAGTGCAATCAGTGCGTTTTCCACTCTCTGGAAAAATGTCATGTGGTCTGAGTTGAATGAAAAAGTTCTCGGGACATACGACAGAGGGCTTGGGCACTGCGCTGCTTCAAAGTGCAGATTGCAAGGTAATCCTCTCATGAAGAACACAAATGGAAGTGAAAGGTAATTAGCAAGTGTAGCTCCACACATAAAAATAGGGTCTGTGAGGATTGCATCGAAGCCGCTTTGATTCAAGTACTGCAGTGTTTCCGTGCTACTGAACAGTTCCTTGCACTGACGAAAGAAGATGCCAAAAACATTTACTGAGATGTTATACAGTGCCAGAAAATTCAATGGGAAAGGCTTACTCTTCAGATGAGTTGCAAAATACAATTTAAAGGCATTATCCAGTACTTCTAACTTGGTAGATACTGGGTATGTTTTCACAGTGTATGCatgttctcctttctctcccatcTGCCAGCTTACTTCTGGTTTAAGCACCACCACTTCATGTCCCCTCTCAGCGAGTTTCTGAACTACTTGCTTCATGCTTAGCCAGTGGCTTCCAACCATGGGCATCACCAGGAGTTTCCCTCCTTCAGACAGGCCAGGAATGAGGAGGATAAAAATCCAGGCAGCAAGTGGAGACCAAAGCCTCAGTGTCATTTTCCTGTGGGCAGATACTGACCGTGAAAGCGTcgccttcttctccttcttctccttctccaggctgtagCTTGAATATGCTCTTGTAGGAAGTGTATGGATTTATCTGCTGAGTTGTGTGGAACTGTGATTATCTTCTAGTTAATGATTTACTGCCTTAATTACTGCACACCTACCACTCAATAACGCAGGcgctttttaaaaatacatttaaagcCAAGTGTAGTGAACTTTACCTATGCTGATTCATTAGAAAGCTTCAGTGCGTAAAGGAGAATGATTTCCTCAACATCCTAGTTAGATTTCTAGACTTCTCTTAAACTCTGATGTATCTTCTCCCACCTCTTGGTCAGGGCAAAGGAAGGCATGTCTGATGAAAACAACTCCTAGACATTTTATAAGAGTACAAATGGATTGAAATGCAGGAACTTTGTCCACGTAAAGTCTGTCCCAGAGTGGAAAATTCTCTCATGAACCTGTGCGATACTTTCATTCTGTGTAAGGGTTCCTCTCCCATCACTCTCAAAACATCTGACCCAAATTTATGCACCTTTCACAGAGTTTTCCTGTTCCTGATGTTCATTCAATATTTGAAGACAAGGTGGGCTGTAACAGTACTGGAATCTTGGCATCCCAAAGGAGAACGTTGGAAAATGATGGTGGATGCAGATCACATCGCTCCCAACCTTAAACCAATGTCCCAGAACCCAGCAGTAATGTAGACAGACAGCAGGCTGTCTCAGATGTTGACAAGCAGGATGGGCACCTGCATGGAGACTGCCATGTGGTTTGTGCAGCTAATGGGGCTCCTTGCGTTAGAAGAAGCTGGACTTGGACATTTACTGACAACACGCTCCAGGGTACTTGGGAACCCATGACAGAAATGCATCCACAGCATAGATGGACAGTAACACTGCTCAGAATACTAAGTATTTTCTTCCCAAACTAAGGCAGATTGATCACTGAGGTATATCTTACCATACACATCACTAGGAGAAATTAGTGTTGAAAgacctgtgttgttttttaaacaaccaaaaacacTACTTGGCACAGTTCAGGTCTTTTTGTTCCTGCATCTTTGAAAGAATTAGCCAACTGAAAACCATTTCCCTCTGTAAAATATATCTTAGACTTCCTTCTAACCTTTCATCCTCCAGATATAAAGCTATACTGTGAAACAAAACTTCGCCACAGAGCTCCAGATAACACAAGTCTGCTAACAACATGATTCTAGATTGTCAAGTAGTGAGTTCAAAGTCTGTGTGAGTTCATTTCCAGACTGACAGAAGCCCATCTGTCCTGCATAAAGGACTGGACACGTATCCAGTGTGTCAACTACATACCTGATTCTTGTTTGTAGATTACCAGAAAGCAGTTTGTACCAGTTCTGCCCGAGCCATTACTGGGCTCATGCTAAACCTATGGCTTTCACATTGGACAGAGGAAAAAGTTTCCTACCATCCTGGAAGTTC
Encoded proteins:
- the LOC140255154 gene encoding UDP-glucuronosyltransferase 1A9-like; translated protein: MTLRLWSPLAAWIFILLIPGLSEGGKLLVMPMVGSHWLSMKQVVQKLAERGHEVVVLKPEVSWQMGEKGEHAYTVKTYPVSTKLEVLDNAFKLYFATHLKSKPFPLNFLALYNISVNVFGIFFRQCKELFSSTETLQYLNQSGFDAILTDPIFMCGATLANYLSLPFVFFMRGLPCNLHFEAAQCPSPLSYVPRTFSFNSDHMTFFQRVENALIALLERFYCNGYYRAAIQLSSEVLQRDVSLIDLLDSASISIMRFDFVFEYPRPVMPNMVFIGGINCAQKKPLPKREHYGEGYLPDLLLTELNEELENSFYIPD